In the genome of Malania oleifera isolate guangnan ecotype guangnan chromosome 5, ASM2987363v1, whole genome shotgun sequence, the window CATTGACTCCTATGTTGTTCGCATCTTCCACCTTCTTAGTGAGGTTGGTTTTTCCCTCACTCTCCTTCAGATTGTCTACTTTTTTAGGTGAGTCAAGGCTAACCTGTTGTTGGTGAGGAACATGTTCTTCCTAACCCTTTTGCTGCAAaagtaggttgaacatatccttTATCTTCTTCTGAGAGGCTTCCATTCTTTTTTGGAAGGCGAGAAATTCCTCCCTGGTTACCTCTGAATGATCTCCAGGTGTGGAGTGAACGAACTGGGGTGATTCTTTACCAAGGGCAAGACCAGAGCTTGAGTCATGGGTTGTCGTCATTATTCAAGAATCAGAGGTCGGAAGCAAGATAAGCACCTCTCAGAAGTGGTTctcacagacggcgccaactgttgttGGATAAAATGGTGATGACCTGCGACGTTGCTCTCCGGCTTCCAATGacttgaaaatgatgaaaacaaaGCAAGTTTGGAAGACCCAGGGTATACTTCGGGGGGTCAccctgatgcctaagtaagggaatgcttccaaaaggttgaatgcaacagtaagattAGATTAAGAGTGAGTTACGTTGGCTTGTTTGCATCACCCTTCTTTATAATGGTGAGATTTGACCCTTGGGGGTGATCCGTCATTATGACGCGAGGGCGCGTGGATCGCTCCGAAGGTTAAAAACACTAGTGTGAatctctcccttcattattgAATTAGAGTTAATTGTTCCTGTCAACTTATGGCATATTAGCTCCCAATTCCTATACTAGGAAAAATTATACAAGAAACATTCCCCTCCATATATTTGtgtctattatttaaatattatacatatgataaattaatctcatattcattaatataaaaaaaatactcattttgattAAGTGTATAATTAAAGAAACAGACAAACAAACACATGAAGGAAGATATTTCCTGCATGATGGATTTATTTACGTAGGAGTTTTGggtcattaaaaaaataaatgggCATTAGAAAAACATAATTAATCCTGCCAAACAAACACGTCTTTAGCTAGGTGGCAGCTTAAGATATAGATTATAAGTCACATAGGGAGTAGCAAAGAACAGAGAGGGTGGGGGGAAGGGAAGTGGGGAATTAATTAATGTCAGTAGTGGAGGCGATCAAATTAAAGTAAGGTAGGGAGCATGCAGCATATTTTAGATAGGAGTGCGTGTGCACGTGCACACATGTGTGCGAATGTGTTGAAACCCTAAATATGCATATGCACACGTGCAGGCATGTGTTGCAGGGGTGGTGAGTGGCTGATAGGGCTTGCATGTGGCCGGAGGAGGATCCATAAAAACCTAGTTGCTAGTCAACTGCAGCCAAAAGTATGAATCTCACTACTCCCCTACGCCCAAGAAATCTCTCCAGTCTCCTCTACTCGGGCATCATCCCCTCCCACATCTTTCCATCTCCACTCCAATAAGCTTGgctacagagagagagagagagagagagagagagctaatcTGCTGTCTTTGAAGCATTCACAATGCTACTAAGGGCTAAGCACATATTACTTGATTAAAATATTTGGAGGGTAAGCACTATGTGTATATATCCAATGAGAAAAAATGGGTTTACCATTTAAAGGGGTATGAtcattttttactattttaattttataatttataaaattaatgttGCAAGCTAGTTAAGTTGGCGACGAAATTAGAACACAGGACCTTCCTGTAACCAATTCTGGTACCATAATAGAATCGTTCGAATTGTTCTCTCTTTTGAAAATGTCTTTCATTATATAGGCAAGACTTCTAGttatataagaaaatttaaatttgtaaatgtTAATTACGTAGAGTGATTAGCTATATATGATAAGCCAACTAATTTACATGGagtgattaaaaaataaattttataatcaATTATTTGAAATGCTTGTTTTAGGTTGATTTATATATTAATacaaaattttccttttcatttttgtACCTTTTAGGGTGGGTAGGGAGGGGAGATGTATAgctctcttatttattttttggttagAAAGGAGGGTCGGGTTTCGGGTTGCTTATGATTAAGAGAAATTATTAGATTAGGCAATTCAACTAAACAAGATATAttttaaactaataaaaattctttaaaattgtAGCTAATTTTTaagtaataatttttatttcagtCGAAGTGTCTCTTAATTAATTACACATGTAAAATTTAACATAATTGGACGATCTACTTTAATGATTTACATGAAATTAGAGTGACTTAATTATGTACCACTTGCCAATAAAATTAGGGTACACTCCCTTCACTTATATATCTACGTTTTACATTTGGTTTTAGGGTGTAGCTCGAAGAAATGAATGTTGAAATGCAAAATGGGAACAAGGGATATACAAGAACCTTTATGATTATCAGCAACAAATAAATCTCTGCACATTTCCCCACCAGCTCGATGGATCATAATTTATCTACATTTATTATCTTTGGGATGGACCAAATGTAGTCTAGCAAACACCAACAAAAACAACCAAAagtaattcaatcaatcaaagagagagagagagagagagagagagagagcagtgtGGCAATGGGCAATGGGGTTAATTAACTGCACAGGGGATAGGTGTACACGTACGCCATGGAAGGGAAGATGGGCTTGTACCTGCTTATGTTAAGAGCGTACGCAGTGCCTCGCTGTCTACCATGTGATGGCGTTGTGGTGGCGCCTTttcttttccctctctctctctcactctctctctccaaacACACCCACTAGAACCCGCCCAACTGGCAATTTTTGATTCATTCACATAGAGAGGCGAGCGAGGTGAGTCAGGACAAAAACAGTCTAGGATTCTACCTCGATTCTCTTCGCTCTTTTCCACTgctccccccctccccctccccctccctcTGTCAATCTATATATCTCACTCGAACACACCACCCACACTTACACTCACACACTCAGATTGAGGAGGAGCTATCTGTTAATTTTCATCTACTGATGAGCTCTATTTCTGTGAAATTATAATTCACAATCCCATTGAAGAATACCCATTTCGCCATTTATTGTTTTTCACGCATTTAAGCTCTCTTCTTGCCTATTGAAGAAGACCCATTTCGCCATTTGCGGTTTTCACTGTTCTTCCGGCTGCAATTAGGGAGAAGATCACCATGGATGTGCAGCTGGCTTCGGAATGCGGGAGCGGGTGCGAGTCTGGTTGGACTCTGTACTTAGAACAATCTTTTCTTTCCCAAAATCCTTCCGACAGAGGCCACGGATTTGCCGACAGTAGGGGCGTTTTCACCGAACAGAATCAAGAGAGGAGGGCGCAGTTTCAAGATCAGGACGAAGAAGAAGACCTTTCTATGGTCTCTGATGCCTCTTCGGGGCCTCCCCATTTCCCTGAAGACGACGCAGAGTGCTGCAACGACGACAATGGTTGCTTCTATCCTGCTTCCGTGACCGCCGCAGCCCCCGCATTGGCCAACAGCGGCGGAAAAAGGCAGAAAACCAAAGAACGCCGGCGGCGAGACCACCAGGCCCAGCCTTCCTCTCTTGATGACACCGCTAGCTCCCCTGCCTACAACTTCTCCatggtatatatttatatatatagcagaGATTATAAGCATGTATACGTTTTCAATCTCTTCAATGATCGCTTTTGTTTGATGGGTTCTCCGTAATTTTTCAGAACAATGCGGCTCTCACCAACAATCAAGTTTCCATGGAGAGCATTTTGGATTACTCACAGGGCTTCTCTGCTACTCACTATGAGGTACTTGATCTAAATACCTTCTGGGTTTTGGTTGAACTATTTAACCATTCATGAAATTATAGCATGTTTAGTTTAATAGTTACTCACCCCTATGAGTTCTCGCAGGGGAGATCTACATTCCAGAACCAGTACTTTGGTTTCTTACAGTCTGGAAACCAACTTCAGCAAAACCAGTTGAGTAAAATTTTAGTGCACTGATTACTTTTTTCACCATGATGAATCAACTCTAAGTTCAAATGTGAAACCTTTCTGTGTTGTTTCCCTTTAGTAATCAATTCTCAAATTGGCTTCTTCACAGGTGGTTTGATGGGAAAAGGTGGGGTTGAGAGAGAAGGTGGTGATTTCTGTCACATGCTGGTTGCTGCAGCTGGAGCAGTTGCTTAAAAGGAGATGGAGGGAGGGTTGTCAAAAGGGAAAAAGAATTAGATCTCAAAAAGGGATCTTgtatctttttctttcttttcttttttcccttcaatctttttttctttttttttgttctttatttCACTTTGCCTGTCAATGCGATGGGAAACACCCCAAGAGCCAAAGACTGAAATAAATTTCTTGATTTCAGGATTTTAATTTTCCTGTGAATGAATTTAATTTTCTTGTCAATGAATATTGGTACAAGAGCTATAAAACTTAAAGGCAGTCCCTGTGCAACCATGCCAAATATTGTTTTCTTATGTGTCCCAATATCCCATGATCATTTATTTCCCCATTTGCAATAGTTCCAgtatttatttttgagagtttgaAACTTTCAAATTTAGTTTCTGTGAGCTTGGATAAAATATAATGTAGGGTGCTGTGAAATTTAGTGAAAAGACATAAATTTTATCAAAACTTTCAAAAATTCTAAAGGGTCTGAAGATTTCAGAAAAAAGACACCAATCTTTTTGAGATTTCCAAATTTCCAGGCCACCAAAAAGTCACATTTTTTTTCTCATACTCGACAGAAAAATAAGTTTCCTGAAGAATACGAGTATTCCAAAAATTAAAGCTCAAAAGATTTTGTAACTTGGAAACTTTAAAGGAAGattcaatttttttgttaaatattTAGGGAGatttaagaaatttttaaaacttcaaactAGTTTTTGACCTTTTTATTAAATCAAGAGAGATTAGGTCATTTATTATCTGCACGAGCTCAGTatctaaaatttgtttttttttttaaatataatttccaCAATACTGAGGTGATATTAAAGCTACTTTCTCCTAGCGCCCTTTTGTTTGGATGTTTCCTATCGATAACAAACTGTGTCCCTCTGTGTATCCCCATACCATGTTTCACAAGCTGGTGTGCTCGTGTTTCCTGCTTTCATTTCCCATCTTATCTTGCATACCTGCTTCCCCAACTAGCAGGAATTGTACAGACAATGGAATTAGGTCTATGACATGATAAAATTATTGGATACATCTGGTGAATATTTAAATATAACTTAATTTTGCCATGTatatatttgattaaattaagTAGTCTTTTGTAAACAGTGAAACTATATCAGATCTCATAAATACATTTGATGtacttaataattttttaatgacATACAGAAATTTATTAACTGATTCCCATACTTTGGTACTACCGGTGCAACAATTTAGCAAACCATGTCCAATCCCATAAAAGAAGTAATCAAGAGATTCACAAACCAAGGTCTGCCACAAACCATTATGGTAAGAAACAGAGAGGCCATCAGCCAAACCCCATGCAAAATAAGTAATTCAAACAGCTCagggaagggagagagagagagcaattcTAGAACTGAAACAGTAAGATCTCTCTGATTATTCTAATCCATAATTCTCATTTTCCAACAAAACAGGACAGGGAGAAGTACTACTATTACTGCTACTACCCACCTAGCTATGTGGCTTCTCAGTAGAGATGTGTGCGATGAGTGATCCAAATGTAGGTTAATATGAGATCTGGATTCCTTCAAAACTCATACTGATAAGGCTCTCTCTATATGTTATcttaagaaattttaaaagaaaagaaaagggaaaaatggaAGAAAGCCAGAGGCCTACATGTCTATGGGTGTCCAGACAAGGCTCCATCCTGAATGTTCTACTTCTCTGGTATTATCTCTCTAGAACTTTGGCTGGATGCAAGTGACAGAAAATGACACAGGATAAAGAAGCGTGCAAAGAGTGATGGGCAGTCGGATCACAGAGAGAGTACAGAGATGAGGAGGAGAAAAAATTGACAGGGTCATGTTGGAATATTTCATATGCAATCTCCATAACCCTTTTTTATGCCCTGGAAATCCTGCCTCAGATCTTCCTGACCCAATGCAACGTGCCTTTTTTAAAAGTACACAACACACATATGGTCCCTTCATCTTATTTGGAAGCTTCTCATTtttttaaactctctctctctctccctacatatatatgtataggtGTTCCATGCATACAgggtttgtttatttatttatgcattTCTGCATACTCAAGCTGTCAATATTGAACTTGATGTCATGCACAATTATGTGTCTTCCCTTTGATTTGTATATTCAATTAACTATTCACAGTCAAATTCCCATTCCCTTAGAAAATTTTGCCTCATGAGAAGAGGAATTGAAAAGAATGGTCTTGGGAATTTAGGATGGCAAAATCCCAAGCCCCACCCACATGTTCTTTTCCCATTTTTAATGCCTGGGAGTCTTCCATGCAGTCCACAAAATGTAAAACAAATGCAGCAAAGCTAAAGACAAAACCcatcaaatatatacatacatacacacacacacaataataTATAAACAACGATGATTGGGTTTTGCACCTCACTGCACTAGCCCCATTTGCTGTACTGGATAAGAATCTAGAGAGGCATGGGAGAAACATCTATTGCCcttccaactaccaccaaaacaGAGTCCTCAATCCCTGTTAACTCAGAGAGAGTAAAGAGAGAGGCTTTGGTGTTTCCTATTATTAATCCATATATTATTATCCTTCCCTGTCTCCAATGCGGCTCACACTAGCAGTGTCTCCCTTTCTCATGACAACACCCTCCTAGTCCCTTATCTCCTCTGCATTTTGCTCTTCTGACCACCATTTCACTTGTTAAAGATCTGTCACACCGCACGTGGTATAAATCAGTGTGCATGAACGCACATAAAGTGTATGAGAGCTGCCAAGATCTAGAGGCACTGGCCTTTAAATACGCTCACCTATGCCCCCAACTTCGTTAATTAAATCCTATCCAGCTAAGAATTGCGGGTTTTCGGGTCACCCGTGATCCcaactttcaattttttttcttaaaaaacaaaacacacacacacactcatacacacaaacacacacacccTGCGTAGGTTGTGTTTGGCAATGAgattttatatttgaaattgtacCAAATTCGACATGATCCGGTTTGCTAATTGCTTATACctatagtttttttaaaaaaatgataataataaagttTAGGGAGTGATCCAAGTGCCACACGTCCATATGAACAGGACATCTCAATGACAATTGAGATGGAAAGAGTGAAAAAAACAGGGGAAGGGAATCACCCTTGCCTACATGCAGTGTATGAGAATTTCTTCTCTAGGACAAGTGGTAACCCTATGCATTAACAATAGAAAAATCCCGCGTCTAGGTGACTCTGTGGGCCTAATAGTCCAACCTTGTCAGAAGTGGAGGAACTCTCAAGTCTCAACTCTTAAGAATCCATCATCAGCAAAGGACAATTTTCACAGACAGCGCCCATGTAAGTTGAGAACTGAAACCCATCCTGCAGCCAGATGCCACAAACCAAGGGTTTAATTCAAGATGTGATTTTGAGAATTCCAAAATTTTGCTTCAGCTTAGAAAACCTGCTTTATTCCATGTTACCGTCcttggactcctgaatttaccttccctttgaagttgtggggtcaacttcaaagggcgcaagattagtcacgtggaccataaaacggacgcgtggatactcggtgtgtatttcaaaataataaaaaaaaaggcaAACGATGATATCGAAGCGAGTTAAGTTACTTTCTTTAAGTGAACCTACCCTATCATTCAATAAAAACCTTATGTACTTACCTTTGCTTAAAGATCAAAGATGGATTTACTTGTCGAGAAAAGAAAAGATTGTGACTCTAAAATAATTGTTCCAATGGTGAACAAATTTCTATTTTCATCCACAATAAAGAAAAACAGAAATTTATAGTAAACATTTAAAATATAGACACAGGGCAAATGTCTAGAGAGATAAAgacacaataaatttttaaatatcacaaAATAAATGCGAACGACGAGACTAAAATCCAGAACCTCCTGACAACTAGCTCTAATGTCATGTTAAATTTCTACTTTACCtaaggccaacaatgtatattaagtTTAAAGTGACatctattttgaaaaactttcaaAAATGTCCTCTCATTttataaataaatcaaaatattttaatttaaaattttaaagttcaAATCAAACATTAAAGCAAtattgaaaacattttttttgggATCCCTACTCTTGAAAG includes:
- the LOC131154990 gene encoding protein SOB FIVE-LIKE 5-like encodes the protein MDVQLASECGSGCESGWTLYLEQSFLSQNPSDRGHGFADSRGVFTEQNQERRAQFQDQDEEEDLSMVSDASSGPPHFPEDDAECCNDDNGCFYPASVTAAAPALANSGGKRQKTKERRRRDHQAQPSSLDDTASSPAYNFSMNNAALTNNQVSMESILDYSQGFSATHYEGRSTFQNQYFGFLQSGNQLQQNQWFDGKRWG